A stretch of the Thiomicrorhabdus xiamenensis genome encodes the following:
- the leuD gene encoding 3-isopropylmalate dehydratase small subunit — translation MDKFTTLTAIVAPMDRANVDTDAIIPKQFLKSIKRSGFGPNLFDEWRYEDVGQPDMDNSKRPLRQDFVLNQPRYQGAKILLARENFGCGSSREHAPWALKDYGFDVIIAPSFADIFFNNSFKNGILPIILDEKVVDELFNETFAVEGYELTVDLSAQKIVKPNGDEIRFDVDSFRKHCLLNGLDDIGLTLQHAEEIKTYEESRKASKPWLYAN, via the coding sequence ATGGATAAGTTTACAACCTTGACAGCGATTGTTGCGCCGATGGACCGCGCGAATGTGGATACCGACGCAATTATTCCTAAACAGTTTCTGAAATCAATCAAGCGTTCAGGTTTCGGCCCGAACCTGTTTGACGAGTGGCGCTACGAAGATGTAGGTCAGCCGGATATGGATAACTCGAAACGTCCTCTGCGCCAAGATTTCGTTTTGAATCAGCCGCGTTATCAGGGGGCGAAGATCCTGTTGGCGCGTGAAAACTTCGGTTGCGGTTCCAGTCGTGAACACGCTCCATGGGCGCTGAAAGATTACGGTTTTGATGTGATTATTGCCCCGAGTTTTGCTGATATTTTCTTTAATAACAGTTTCAAGAACGGTATTCTGCCGATTATTCTCGATGAGAAAGTCGTTGATGAGCTGTTCAATGAAACCTTTGCTGTCGAAGGCTATGAGTTGACGGTTGATTTGTCGGCGCAGAAAATTGTTAAACCGAACGGTGATGAAATCCGTTTTGATGTCGACAGTTTCCGTAAGCACTGCCTGTTGAATGGTTTGGATGATATCGGTCTGACTTTGCAGCATGCTGAAGAAATTAAAACTTACGAAGAGAGTCGTAAGGCCAGTAAGCCTTGGTTGTACGCAAACTGA
- the leuB gene encoding 3-isopropylmalate dehydrogenase produces the protein MTKNVLILPGDGIGPEITAEAVKVLNKLVETDGLDISMEEDLVGGAAYDVHGVPLADETMAKAHAADAVLLGAVGGYKWESLDISVRPEKGLLRLRKEMELFANLRPAVLFPQLASASTLKPEVVAGLDILIVRELTGGIYFGQPRGIRTLDNGERQGYNTYVYSESEVRRIAHVAFQAAMKRNKKLTSVDKANVLEVTEMWREIIDEIAPEYPEVQVNHMYVDNAAMQLVLNPKQFDVMVTGNMFGDILSDEASMLTGSIGMLASASLDANNKGMYEPSHGSAPDIAGQNKANPLATILSAAMMLRYSLGREDLAVKIEEAISKVLDQGLRTGDIMDAGCTQVTCSEMGDAVVAAL, from the coding sequence ATGACAAAAAACGTATTGATTCTTCCTGGTGACGGTATCGGTCCTGAAATCACTGCTGAAGCGGTGAAAGTGTTGAACAAGCTGGTTGAAACCGACGGCTTGGATATTTCAATGGAAGAAGATCTGGTCGGTGGAGCGGCTTATGATGTTCACGGTGTTCCACTGGCGGATGAGACTATGGCCAAAGCGCACGCGGCAGATGCCGTTCTTCTTGGTGCTGTTGGCGGATATAAGTGGGAATCCCTGGATATCTCGGTTCGTCCTGAAAAAGGTCTGTTGCGTCTTCGTAAAGAGATGGAACTGTTTGCCAATCTGCGTCCGGCAGTTCTTTTCCCGCAGCTGGCTTCGGCGTCGACTCTGAAACCGGAAGTGGTTGCAGGTTTGGATATCCTTATCGTACGTGAATTGACCGGCGGTATCTATTTCGGACAGCCGCGCGGTATCCGCACTCTGGATAACGGCGAGCGCCAAGGGTACAACACTTATGTTTACTCCGAGTCTGAAGTGCGTCGTATTGCCCACGTAGCTTTCCAGGCTGCGATGAAGCGAAATAAGAAACTGACTTCGGTTGATAAGGCCAATGTACTGGAAGTAACCGAAATGTGGCGTGAAATCATTGATGAAATTGCGCCGGAGTATCCTGAAGTTCAGGTCAATCATATGTATGTCGATAATGCCGCGATGCAGCTGGTTCTGAATCCGAAGCAGTTTGACGTTATGGTGACCGGTAACATGTTCGGTGACATTCTGTCTGACGAAGCCTCTATGCTGACCGGTTCGATCGGTATGCTGGCGTCTGCGTCTCTTGATGCTAATAATAAAGGGATGTACGAGCCTAGTCACGGTTCGGCACCGGATATCGCCGGTCAAAATAAAGCCAACCCTCTGGCGACGATTCTTTCTGCGGCGATGATGCTACGTTACTCTCTAGGTCGCGAAGATCTGGCGGTGAAAATCGAAGAAGCTATTTCCAAAGTTTTGGATCAGGGTTTACGTACCGGCGACATTATGGATGCCGGCTGTACTCAGGTAACCTGTTCGGAAATGGGTGATGCCGTCGTCGCGGCACTGTAA
- a CDS encoding M23 family metallopeptidase: MRNRFTVTISDVHGARHYSFTQLAKRFFSWILLLFLTLWVAGALTIVWFSNKVDEVEAQHRFAVKAYSDRLAKVEDDYENMLTEKGELETALNQKSERLDSLGQTLQNIEEMIMTQDELQSLATLPVEQRLENLQMSALERSLMLASIPNGSAVKNFKGFTSYYGVRKHPVTGVRSRHLGIDYRGGVGEDVLATADGIVSFSAFSKETGFGNLVSIIHANGFKTRYGHLHKRTVKVGDYVYKGQKIGEIGNTGRSTGPHLHYEVLFLSRRIDPKPFHEWSQENYNAIFQEVKLVPWGSLVQAASLQAKKVEKQLLPRDVAFRASLPN; encoded by the coding sequence TTGCGCAATCGGTTTACTGTTACGATCAGCGATGTGCATGGTGCGCGGCACTATTCCTTCACGCAACTCGCCAAGCGCTTTTTCTCTTGGATTCTATTGCTTTTTCTCACTCTTTGGGTGGCCGGCGCTTTAACCATTGTTTGGTTTTCCAATAAGGTTGATGAAGTCGAGGCGCAGCATCGGTTTGCCGTTAAGGCTTATTCGGACAGGCTGGCAAAAGTCGAAGACGATTATGAAAATATGCTGACCGAGAAAGGTGAGCTGGAAACTGCGCTTAATCAGAAGAGTGAGCGTTTGGACAGTCTTGGCCAGACACTGCAGAATATCGAAGAGATGATTATGACGCAGGATGAGTTGCAGAGCCTTGCAACCTTGCCTGTTGAGCAGCGTCTTGAGAATCTGCAGATGAGTGCTTTGGAGCGCAGTCTGATGCTGGCTTCGATTCCAAACGGTTCGGCAGTTAAGAATTTCAAAGGTTTTACCAGCTACTACGGTGTCCGCAAACACCCGGTTACCGGCGTTCGTAGTCGGCATCTCGGCATCGACTACCGTGGCGGGGTCGGAGAGGATGTCCTTGCTACGGCCGATGGTATTGTCTCTTTTTCTGCCTTTAGTAAGGAGACCGGGTTTGGTAATCTGGTTTCGATTATTCATGCAAATGGATTCAAAACCCGATATGGTCATCTGCATAAACGTACCGTTAAGGTAGGTGACTACGTGTATAAGGGTCAGAAAATTGGTGAGATCGGTAACACCGGTCGTTCGACGGGGCCGCATCTGCATTATGAGGTGTTGTTCCTGTCCCGCCGTATTGATCCGAAGCCATTTCATGAATGGTCGCAGGAAAATTACAACGCTATTTTTCAAGAGGTTAAGTTGGTACCATGGGGTTCTTTAGTTCAAGCCGCAAGTCTGCAAGCCAAGAAGGTGGAAAAACAATTATTGCCGAGGGATGTCGCATTCAGGGCGAGTTTACCGAATTAA
- a CDS encoding bactofilin family protein has translation MGFFSSSRKSASQEGGKTIIAEGCRIQGEFTELKGELHNDGMIEGVINTAFDISIGSNGVIKGLIKAREVVLSGLIEGHVACEKIEILPGGKLVGDLVCRDFVIEQGGKFIGQRHELTEGGRVLSMTEALDSSEHKRLLEFAGLKETDSEEDGLVFENLDRMEK, from the coding sequence ATGGGGTTCTTTAGTTCAAGCCGCAAGTCTGCAAGCCAAGAAGGTGGAAAAACAATTATTGCCGAGGGATGTCGCATTCAGGGCGAGTTTACCGAATTAAAAGGTGAACTGCATAATGACGGCATGATCGAAGGGGTGATTAACACCGCTTTCGATATTTCGATCGGCAGCAATGGCGTGATTAAGGGGTTGATCAAAGCCCGTGAAGTGGTTTTGAGCGGCTTGATTGAAGGGCATGTTGCCTGCGAAAAAATTGAAATTCTCCCGGGCGGAAAGCTGGTTGGCGATCTGGTCTGCCGAGATTTTGTTATCGAGCAGGGTGGTAAGTTTATCGGGCAGCGGCACGAGCTGACCGAAGGTGGACGAGTCCTATCAATGACTGAAGCGCTGGATTCAAGTGAGCACAAGCGTTTACTTGAATTCGCCGGCCTTAAAGAAACTGACAGTGAAGAAGACGGTCTGGTGTTCGAGAATCTGGACCGAATGGAAAAATAA
- a CDS encoding aspartate-semialdehyde dehydrogenase, whose amino-acid sequence MTKLYDIAVVGATGAVGETILKVLEERDFPVGNLYPLASSRSAGKKIQFKGQWVEVQDLEKFDFSKAQIGLFSPGASISKIYAPKAAEAGCVVVDNTSQFRYDDDIPLVVPEVNPEAVAGYKSRGIIANPNCSTIQMLVALKPIYDAVGIKRINVATYQAVSGSGKEAIEELATQTANLLNMKPVEAKVYPKQIAFNCIPQIDVFMDNGYTKEEMKMVWETKKIMGDDSILVNPTAVRVPVFYGHSEAVHIETDKKITAAEAKALFEKANGVVLMDEHVDGGYPTAVTDAADTNPVYVGRIREDISCEKGLNLWVVADNVRKGAATNTVQIAEVLIKDYL is encoded by the coding sequence ATGACCAAGTTATATGATATTGCAGTAGTTGGTGCCACTGGTGCGGTAGGTGAAACGATTCTTAAGGTATTGGAAGAGCGCGATTTCCCGGTTGGGAATTTATACCCTCTGGCGTCGAGCCGTTCTGCCGGTAAAAAGATTCAGTTCAAAGGTCAGTGGGTTGAAGTGCAGGATCTTGAGAAGTTCGATTTTTCCAAGGCGCAGATCGGTCTGTTCTCACCGGGCGCGAGCATTTCCAAAATTTATGCACCGAAAGCTGCTGAAGCTGGCTGTGTTGTCGTGGATAACACCTCACAATTCCGTTATGACGACGATATTCCGTTGGTTGTTCCGGAAGTAAACCCAGAAGCGGTTGCCGGTTATAAGAGTCGCGGTATTATTGCGAACCCTAACTGTTCGACTATTCAGATGCTGGTCGCTCTTAAGCCGATCTATGATGCGGTTGGTATTAAACGCATTAATGTCGCGACTTATCAGGCGGTTTCAGGATCCGGTAAGGAAGCGATTGAAGAGCTGGCGACACAGACTGCGAATCTTCTGAATATGAAGCCGGTTGAAGCAAAAGTTTATCCTAAGCAGATCGCTTTTAACTGTATCCCGCAGATCGATGTCTTTATGGACAACGGTTACACCAAAGAAGAAATGAAGATGGTGTGGGAAACCAAAAAAATTATGGGCGACGATTCGATTCTGGTCAATCCGACTGCGGTTCGTGTACCGGTATTCTATGGTCACAGTGAAGCGGTGCATATTGAAACCGATAAGAAAATCACTGCAGCGGAAGCTAAGGCGTTGTTTGAAAAAGCCAATGGTGTGGTTCTGATGGATGAGCATGTCGATGGCGGTTACCCAACAGCGGTGACGGACGCAGCGGATACCAATCCGGTGTATGTTGGTCGTATTCGTGAAGACATTTCCTGTGAGAAAGGTCTGAATCTGTGGGTTGTAGCAGATAATGTCCGTAAAGGGGCTGCGACCAATACGGTGCAGATCGCCGAAGTTCTGATCAAGGATTATCTGTAA
- the truA gene encoding tRNA pseudouridine(38-40) synthase TruA codes for MRIALGIEYQGGAYCGYQRQKHCPSVQENLENALSSIAAEGVELHCAGRTDTGVHAIGQVVHFETRSERPEKAWVQGTNTQLPADIRVVWAKPMGEDFHARFSAVARQYRYVIFNRRVHSAVLAGRVTHEPYELDESRMHQAAQALLGEQDFSSFRAAACQASHAMREVQRVSVKRCGDFILIDIQANAFLHHMVRNIVGSLIEVGKGHQPIQWLADLLALQDRTQAAPTAPAEGLYFVNAIYPEGLGVPQAPLDQVLWQM; via the coding sequence ATGCGTATTGCCCTTGGTATAGAGTATCAGGGAGGGGCCTACTGCGGATATCAGCGGCAAAAGCATTGTCCATCGGTGCAGGAAAATCTGGAAAATGCACTGAGTTCGATTGCCGCTGAGGGTGTCGAATTGCATTGTGCCGGACGCACAGATACCGGTGTGCATGCAATCGGCCAGGTAGTGCACTTTGAAACCCGCTCAGAGCGCCCTGAAAAGGCTTGGGTGCAAGGTACCAATACTCAATTGCCGGCCGATATCCGTGTCGTCTGGGCAAAGCCGATGGGTGAGGATTTTCATGCTCGCTTTTCGGCGGTTGCCCGTCAGTATCGATATGTGATTTTTAACCGCCGGGTGCATTCCGCGGTACTTGCCGGACGGGTGACGCATGAGCCGTACGAATTGGATGAATCCAGAATGCATCAGGCGGCGCAAGCATTGCTCGGAGAGCAGGATTTCTCCTCTTTCCGGGCGGCGGCCTGTCAGGCCAGTCACGCGATGCGCGAAGTTCAGCGGGTCTCGGTTAAGCGCTGCGGTGATTTTATTTTGATTGATATTCAGGCCAACGCTTTCCTGCATCACATGGTGCGGAATATTGTCGGGTCTCTGATTGAAGTCGGAAAAGGACACCAGCCGATTCAGTGGCTGGCTGATTTACTGGCTTTGCAGGATAGAACCCAGGCTGCGCCGACCGCTCCGGCCGAAGGGCTGTATTTTGTTAATGCTATTTATCCCGAAGGATTGGGCGTGCCGCAGGCTCCGCTGGATCAGGTCTTATGGCAGATGTAG
- a CDS encoding phosphoribosylanthranilate isomerase: MRTRVKICGLTRIEDALQAVNSGADAIGLVFYEPSPRYVDIAKAREIAAQIPAFVTVTALFVNPSKEQVEQVLSEVRIDLLQFHGQEPGEFCRQFGRNYIKAVPMREETDLVQIAAEFHDCSGLLLDTYKPGVPGGTGETFNWQWIPQTFAKPIILAGGLTPENAGQAIEAVHPWALDVSGGVEASKGIKSAEKISRFMQEVMRRV, translated from the coding sequence ATGCGAACTCGTGTTAAAATCTGCGGCCTGACGCGAATTGAAGATGCTCTGCAGGCGGTAAATTCCGGAGCCGATGCGATCGGTCTGGTGTTTTACGAGCCGAGCCCTCGTTATGTGGATATTGCCAAGGCGAGGGAGATTGCCGCCCAGATTCCGGCTTTCGTTACGGTTACGGCGCTTTTTGTGAATCCGAGTAAAGAGCAGGTTGAGCAGGTTCTGAGCGAAGTGCGGATTGATCTGTTGCAGTTTCACGGGCAGGAACCGGGCGAATTCTGCAGACAGTTCGGAAGAAATTACATTAAAGCCGTGCCGATGCGAGAAGAGACTGATTTGGTACAGATAGCTGCCGAATTTCACGATTGCAGCGGCTTGCTTTTGGATACCTATAAGCCGGGGGTACCTGGCGGAACAGGTGAGACGTTTAACTGGCAGTGGATACCGCAGACATTTGCCAAACCGATTATTCTGGCCGGTGGCTTAACGCCTGAAAATGCCGGGCAGGCGATCGAAGCGGTTCATCCGTGGGCGCTGGATGTCAGTGGAGGGGTTGAAGCCTCCAAAGGCATTAAGTCCGCCGAAAAGATTTCGCGATTTATGCAAGAAGTAATGAGAAGAGTGTGA